A single genomic interval of Aedes aegypti strain LVP_AGWG chromosome 1, AaegL5.0 Primary Assembly, whole genome shotgun sequence harbors:
- the LOC5567723 gene encoding uncharacterized protein LOC5567723 isoform X3, whose product MRKTWVKRDNIYYKPFYKQKLKMTLLGVLLMAIVFFGYQIFYIRKEEAAKVAAEPIDDAGNNKVRDEGGGRAATGGNVSSSSITGLGGAFEDSRYVYVEKIGNYEKKILRGIRLRDIDAYSDRTAVVFRCLNGNREISWSRINDDYCDCPEDGSDEPGTNACEKGRFYCRFQKRHQTGRGGYASVPSSWVNDGVCDCCDGSDEWLRSDRNCRNTCKEKFSH is encoded by the exons ATGCGTAAAACATGGGTCAAACGGGACAACATCTATTACAAGCCCTTCTACAAGCAAAAGCTAAAAATGACCTTGCTGGGAGTTCTGCTGATGGCCATTGTCTTTTTCGGCTACCAGATCTTTTACATCA GGAAGGAGGAGGCAGCCAAAGTCGCAGCAGAACCGATAGATGATGCAGGGAACAACAAGGTGCGGGATGAAGGCGGAGGAAGAGCAGCGACTGGCGGTAATGTCAGCAGCAGTAGCATTACTGGACTTGGCGGTGCTTTCGAAGACAGTCGCTAcgtttatgttgaaaaaatcgggaattacgaaaagaagattttaag GGGCATACGATTGCGTGATATCGATGCATATTCGGATCGTACCGCCGTAGTATTCCGTTGTTTGAATGGAAACCGCGAAATAAGTTGGAGCAGAATCAACGATGATTATTGCGACTGTCCCGAAGATGGAAGCGACGAACCAGGAACTAATGCTTGCGAGAAAGGTCGTTTCTATTGCCGCTTCCAGAAACGCCATCAAACCGGTCGTGGTGGATACGCATCAGTTCCCAGTTCGTGGGTTAACGATGGCGTTTGCGACTGTTGCGACGGCTCCGATGAGTGGCTTCGAAGCGATCGCAACTGTCGAAACACCTGCAAGGAGAAGTTCTCCCACTAA
- the LOC5567723 gene encoding uncharacterized protein LOC5567723 isoform X2 gives MRKTWVKRDNIYYKPFYKQKLKMTLLGVLLMAIVFFGYQIFYISQLQTDSWTGKEEAAKVAAEPIDDAGNNKVRDEGGGRAATGGNVSSSSITGLGGAFEDSRYVYVEKIGNYEKKILRGIRLRDIDAYSDRTAVVFRCLNGNREISWSRINDDYCDCPEDGSDEPGTNACEKGRFYCRFQKRHQTGRGGYASVPSSWVNDGVCDCCDGSDEWLRSDRNCRNTCKEKFSH, from the exons ATGCGTAAAACATGGGTCAAACGGGACAACATCTATTACAAGCCCTTCTACAAGCAAAAGCTAAAAATGACCTTGCTGGGAGTTCTGCTGATGGCCATTGTCTTTTTCGGCTACCAGATCTTTTACATCAGTCAGTTGCAAACGGATTCGTGGACGG GGAAGGAGGAGGCAGCCAAAGTCGCAGCAGAACCGATAGATGATGCAGGGAACAACAAGGTGCGGGATGAAGGCGGAGGAAGAGCAGCGACTGGCGGTAATGTCAGCAGCAGTAGCATTACTGGACTTGGCGGTGCTTTCGAAGACAGTCGCTAcgtttatgttgaaaaaatcgggaattacgaaaagaagattttaag GGGCATACGATTGCGTGATATCGATGCATATTCGGATCGTACCGCCGTAGTATTCCGTTGTTTGAATGGAAACCGCGAAATAAGTTGGAGCAGAATCAACGATGATTATTGCGACTGTCCCGAAGATGGAAGCGACGAACCAGGAACTAATGCTTGCGAGAAAGGTCGTTTCTATTGCCGCTTCCAGAAACGCCATCAAACCGGTCGTGGTGGATACGCATCAGTTCCCAGTTCGTGGGTTAACGATGGCGTTTGCGACTGTTGCGACGGCTCCGATGAGTGGCTTCGAAGCGATCGCAACTGTCGAAACACCTGCAAGGAGAAGTTCTCCCACTAA
- the LOC5567723 gene encoding uncharacterized protein LOC5567723 isoform X1, translated as MRKTWVKRDNIYYKPFYKQKLKMTLLGVLLMAIVFFGYQIFYISQLQTDSWTGALVRKEAAPNQANNDHRVNSIGKEEAAKVAAEPIDDAGNNKVRDEGGGRAATGGNVSSSSITGLGGAFEDSRYVYVEKIGNYEKKILRGIRLRDIDAYSDRTAVVFRCLNGNREISWSRINDDYCDCPEDGSDEPGTNACEKGRFYCRFQKRHQTGRGGYASVPSSWVNDGVCDCCDGSDEWLRSDRNCRNTCKEKFSH; from the exons ATGCGTAAAACATGGGTCAAACGGGACAACATCTATTACAAGCCCTTCTACAAGCAAAAGCTAAAAATGACCTTGCTGGGAGTTCTGCTGATGGCCATTGTCTTTTTCGGCTACCAGATCTTTTACATCAGTCAGTTGCAAACGGATTCGTGGACGGGTGCGCTCGTCCGGAAAGAAGCTGCCCCAAATCAGGCTAATAATGATCATCGTGTTAATTCGATAGGGAAGGAGGAGGCAGCCAAAGTCGCAGCAGAACCGATAGATGATGCAGGGAACAACAAGGTGCGGGATGAAGGCGGAGGAAGAGCAGCGACTGGCGGTAATGTCAGCAGCAGTAGCATTACTGGACTTGGCGGTGCTTTCGAAGACAGTCGCTAcgtttatgttgaaaaaatcgggaattacgaaaagaagattttaag GGGCATACGATTGCGTGATATCGATGCATATTCGGATCGTACCGCCGTAGTATTCCGTTGTTTGAATGGAAACCGCGAAATAAGTTGGAGCAGAATCAACGATGATTATTGCGACTGTCCCGAAGATGGAAGCGACGAACCAGGAACTAATGCTTGCGAGAAAGGTCGTTTCTATTGCCGCTTCCAGAAACGCCATCAAACCGGTCGTGGTGGATACGCATCAGTTCCCAGTTCGTGGGTTAACGATGGCGTTTGCGACTGTTGCGACGGCTCCGATGAGTGGCTTCGAAGCGATCGCAACTGTCGAAACACCTGCAAGGAGAAGTTCTCCCACTAA
- the LOC5567722 gene encoding transmembrane emp24 domain-containing protein bai isoform X2, with product MKQLSSCGFLWLLIAVVFQQTEAIMFRLAPNMQKCLKDEMQGNQIVAGEYEVTGAPGQKINYVVRDSKGHIMSQKEDISKGKFSFTSEMYDTFEICFISQVPPTHRGIEQDIALDIKKGIETKSYEGIGEAAKLKPLEVDLKRLEDLSDAIVQDFALMRKREEEMRDTNESTNSRVLFFSIFSMCCLLGLATWQVLYLRRYFIAKKLI from the exons atgaaGCAGTTATCGTCGTGCGGTTTTCTGTGGCTGTTGATTGCCGTCGTTTTCCAGCAGACGGAGGCAATTATGTTCCGCCTGGCACCGAATATGCAAAAGTGTCTCAAGGATGAAATGCAGGGCAACCAGATTGTGGCCGGCGAGTACGAGGTCACCGGGGCGCCGGGCCAGAAGATCAACTACGTG GTTCGCGACAGCAAGGGCCACATTATGTCCCAGAAGGAGGACATCAGCAAAGGCAAATTTTCGTTCACATCGGAGATGTACGATACGTTCGAGATCTGTTTCATCTCACAGGTTCCGCCAA ctcatcgCGGCATTGAACAGGACATCGCCCTGGACATCAAGAAGGGCATCGAAACCAAGAGTTACGAAGGT ATTGGTGAAGCCGCAAAGCTGAAACCTCTGGAAGTGGATCTCAAGCGTCTGGAAGATCTGTCAGATGCCATCGTTCAGGACTTTGCTCTCATGCGGAAGCGCGAGGAGGAGATGCGTGACACCAACG AAAGTACCAACAGCCGCGTGCTGTTCTTCAGCATCTTCAGTATGTGCTGTCTGCTTGGACTGGCCACGTGGCAAGTGCTGTACCTGAGGAGGTACTTCATCGCCAAGAAGCTGATCTAA
- the LOC5567722 gene encoding transmembrane emp24 domain-containing protein bai isoform X1, with product MKQLSSCGFLWLLIAVVFQQTEAIMFRLAPNMQKCLKDEMQGNQIVAGEYEVTGAPGQKINYVVRDSKGHIMSQKEDISKGKFSFTSEMYDTFEICFISQVPPTHRGIEQDIALDIKKGIETKSYEGFMSAIGEAAKLKPLEVDLKRLEDLSDAIVQDFALMRKREEEMRDTNESTNSRVLFFSIFSMCCLLGLATWQVLYLRRYFIAKKLI from the exons atgaaGCAGTTATCGTCGTGCGGTTTTCTGTGGCTGTTGATTGCCGTCGTTTTCCAGCAGACGGAGGCAATTATGTTCCGCCTGGCACCGAATATGCAAAAGTGTCTCAAGGATGAAATGCAGGGCAACCAGATTGTGGCCGGCGAGTACGAGGTCACCGGGGCGCCGGGCCAGAAGATCAACTACGTG GTTCGCGACAGCAAGGGCCACATTATGTCCCAGAAGGAGGACATCAGCAAAGGCAAATTTTCGTTCACATCGGAGATGTACGATACGTTCGAGATCTGTTTCATCTCACAGGTTCCGCCAA ctcatcgCGGCATTGAACAGGACATCGCCCTGGACATCAAGAAGGGCATCGAAACCAAGAGTTACGAAGGT TTCATGAGTGCC ATTGGTGAAGCCGCAAAGCTGAAACCTCTGGAAGTGGATCTCAAGCGTCTGGAAGATCTGTCAGATGCCATCGTTCAGGACTTTGCTCTCATGCGGAAGCGCGAGGAGGAGATGCGTGACACCAACG AAAGTACCAACAGCCGCGTGCTGTTCTTCAGCATCTTCAGTATGTGCTGTCTGCTTGGACTGGCCACGTGGCAAGTGCTGTACCTGAGGAGGTACTTCATCGCCAAGAAGCTGATCTAA